One window from the genome of Microbulbifer sp. ALW1 encodes:
- the rrtA gene encoding rhombosortase: MPGDPPSLIGSYSERLRLPAGSGGPLALLLLCSSLQFLQASFPDAFLYERTAISSGQWWRLLSGHLVHTNMAHLLLNMAGVFALWLLFGRSALLGSGHSVLKYLGLVALLALLISGGLWLWFPDVDNYYGISGVLHGLFCFGAISELSQRRWSGALLLAGCVGKVAWEWIAGPSASTGALIQAEVAVSSHLLGAIWGSVIAALLWGISILK, encoded by the coding sequence ATGCCGGGTGACCCTCCCTCTTTAATAGGTAGTTATTCCGAAAGACTACGTCTCCCAGCGGGCTCGGGCGGCCCGCTGGCATTGCTGCTGCTCTGTAGCTCGCTGCAGTTTTTACAAGCCTCTTTTCCCGATGCGTTTTTATATGAGCGCACCGCTATCTCAAGTGGGCAATGGTGGCGCCTGCTGAGCGGACACCTTGTGCACACGAATATGGCGCACTTGCTGTTGAATATGGCCGGGGTATTTGCGCTCTGGCTGCTATTCGGTCGCAGTGCATTGCTCGGTAGCGGCCATTCGGTTTTGAAGTATCTCGGACTGGTTGCTCTGCTGGCGCTGCTGATTAGTGGCGGGCTCTGGCTCTGGTTTCCCGATGTCGATAACTACTACGGTATTTCCGGGGTACTGCACGGACTTTTCTGTTTCGGCGCCATCAGTGAACTTTCCCAGCGTCGCTGGTCTGGGGCGCTACTGCTGGCGGGATGTGTTGGCAAGGTCGCCTGGGAGTGGATCGCCGGGCCGAGCGCGTCGACGGGTGCGTTAATCCAGGCAGAAGTCGCAGTATCCAGTCATCTTCTGGGCGCTATTTGGGGCTCTGTGATTGCCGCGCTACTGTGGGGTATTTCAATTTTGAAGTAG
- the tal gene encoding transaldolase translates to MMDKLSQLRAMTAVVADTGDINAIRQFTPLDATTNPSLLLKAAQQAEYQPLIEEAIAWAAAQSGSNEEQTALCCDRLAVKIGYEILQIVPGRISTEVDARLSFDTQATLTRARRIMDLYTQMGVAPERVLIKVASTWEGIKAAEILEREGVHCNLTLLFSFAQARACADAGVTLISPFVGRILDWHLQNTSATSFAPDEDPGVQSVRRIYHFYKEHGFDTTVMGASFRNTGQIEALAGCDSLTISPDLLAQLAEDRGELTRALTPQSASGNSVRALGESDFRFQHNDDAMAHEKLGEGIRKFVLDQIALEDQIKARAQQGVPA, encoded by the coding sequence ATCATGGACAAACTCAGTCAGCTGCGGGCGATGACAGCCGTGGTGGCGGATACTGGCGATATCAATGCCATCCGCCAATTCACCCCGCTGGATGCCACCACCAACCCCTCCCTGCTATTGAAAGCCGCACAACAGGCGGAATACCAGCCGCTGATCGAAGAGGCCATCGCCTGGGCCGCGGCACAGAGCGGCAGCAATGAGGAACAAACCGCACTCTGCTGTGATCGCCTGGCGGTAAAGATTGGTTATGAAATCCTGCAGATAGTCCCCGGGCGCATCTCCACCGAAGTGGATGCACGCCTATCGTTTGATACGCAAGCCACCCTCACACGCGCACGCCGCATCATGGATCTCTACACGCAGATGGGCGTGGCGCCCGAGCGGGTACTAATCAAGGTTGCCTCTACCTGGGAAGGCATCAAGGCCGCAGAAATACTGGAACGCGAGGGAGTGCACTGCAACCTGACCCTGCTATTCAGCTTTGCCCAGGCCCGCGCCTGTGCCGATGCGGGCGTCACGCTGATATCCCCATTTGTGGGCCGTATTCTCGACTGGCACCTGCAGAACACTTCCGCGACCAGCTTTGCACCGGACGAGGACCCCGGCGTGCAGTCCGTGCGCCGCATTTACCACTTCTACAAAGAACACGGCTTCGACACCACGGTCATGGGTGCCAGTTTTCGCAATACCGGGCAGATTGAGGCCCTGGCTGGCTGCGACAGCCTGACCATCAGCCCGGACCTGCTGGCGCAACTCGCGGAGGATCGAGGCGAACTAACACGCGCGCTCACGCCGCAATCTGCAAGCGGAAACAGTGTCCGCGCTCTTGGCGAATCCGACTTCCGCTTTCAGCACAATGACGACGCTATGGCCCACGAAAAACTCGGCGAGGGCATTCGCAAATTTGTGCTGGACCAGATCGCACTGGAAGACCAGATCAAGGCGCGTGCCCAACAGGGAGTTCCGGCGTAA
- the xylB gene encoding xylulokinase codes for MRGDQNVYLGIDAGTQSLKLLAYDAAHKQIMHVSTAPLELISRDDGSREQIAEWWLDALRHCMQQLPAEIKSRVRSIGISGQQHGFVPLNKAGEVIAPVKLWCDTSTIAECEEITARFGGADRCADAVGNPILPGYTASKVLWLKKNKPEVYAEVAHILLPHDYLNFFLTGRIYTEYGDASGTGYLNVLRREYDRLMLAAIDPERDLLPLLPPLLEADCTVAISAEKAREFGLPAEVTISSGGGDNMMAAFGTGAITPGVLSMSLGTSGTLFAYSDKPAIDPNGELAAFCSSSGGWLPLQCTMNCTVATELTRKAVGKSIAECEQLLEESTPGASGLISLPFYNGERTPNLPHARASLHGMTDSNYTPANLYRAAMEGATFTLRRGLDAFARAGQTFTSIRLTGGGAKSPHWRQMVADVFNLPVEVPAQQEGAAFGAALQALWATSDHKHLPSLVAEHLTMNESLGCNPDSATAAAYQTHYEHFLDLLRQQYPNIS; via the coding sequence ATGCGCGGCGATCAGAACGTCTACCTGGGGATTGATGCGGGCACCCAGAGTCTGAAACTGCTGGCTTATGACGCAGCTCACAAACAAATCATGCACGTCAGCACCGCGCCGCTAGAGCTGATCAGCCGCGACGACGGCAGCCGCGAGCAAATAGCCGAGTGGTGGCTGGACGCACTGCGCCACTGCATGCAGCAGTTACCCGCCGAAATAAAATCCCGGGTACGCAGCATTGGCATCTCCGGACAACAACACGGTTTTGTGCCACTGAACAAGGCCGGCGAGGTCATTGCCCCGGTCAAACTCTGGTGCGACACCAGCACCATTGCCGAATGCGAGGAAATAACCGCGCGATTCGGCGGCGCTGATCGCTGTGCCGATGCCGTGGGCAACCCTATTCTGCCCGGCTACACAGCATCCAAAGTTCTATGGCTGAAGAAAAACAAGCCAGAAGTCTACGCAGAAGTTGCACACATACTACTGCCCCACGACTACCTGAATTTCTTTCTCACAGGAAGGATTTACACCGAGTACGGCGATGCCTCCGGCACCGGCTATCTGAATGTCCTGCGCCGCGAATACGATCGTTTAATGCTGGCCGCCATAGACCCGGAGCGCGATCTGCTGCCCCTGTTACCGCCACTACTAGAAGCCGATTGCACCGTCGCAATATCTGCAGAAAAAGCCCGGGAGTTTGGCCTGCCCGCAGAGGTCACCATTTCCAGCGGTGGTGGCGACAACATGATGGCCGCATTCGGGACCGGCGCCATTACACCCGGAGTCCTCAGCATGAGCCTGGGCACCTCCGGCACCCTGTTTGCCTACAGCGACAAACCCGCAATCGATCCCAATGGCGAGCTGGCGGCCTTCTGCTCATCGAGTGGTGGCTGGCTGCCGCTGCAGTGCACCATGAACTGCACCGTCGCGACCGAACTCACGCGCAAGGCAGTGGGAAAATCCATCGCCGAATGCGAGCAACTGCTGGAAGAATCCACCCCCGGTGCCAGCGGCCTGATCAGCCTGCCGTTTTACAACGGCGAGCGCACTCCAAACCTACCCCACGCCCGCGCCAGTCTGCACGGTATGACCGACAGCAATTACACCCCGGCCAATCTCTACCGCGCCGCAATGGAGGGAGCCACGTTTACCCTGCGTCGCGGTCTCGATGCCTTTGCCCGAGCGGGACAAACATTCACATCCATTCGGCTGACCGGTGGCGGCGCTAAAAGCCCGCACTGGCGGCAGATGGTGGCAGACGTATTTAACTTGCCGGTGGAAGTACCTGCACAACAGGAAGGTGCCGCCTTTGGCGCAGCACTGCAGGCGCTGTGGGCAACCAGTGACCATAAACACTTGCCGTCACTCGTTGCGGAACACCTGACGATGAATGAATCCCTGGGCTGCAATCCCGATAGCGCGACCGCTGCAGCCTATCAAACCCACTACGAACATTTCCTGGATCTGCTCCGCCAGCAGTATCCCAATATTTCATAA
- the xylA gene encoding xylose isomerase — MSRNLFIGDKEYFPEIGQIQFEGRESDNPLAFKFYDANKVIGGKTMEEHLRYAVCYWHTFCSKGADPFGRDTQTFAWDDAPNPMTAAQQRMDAVFEFATKLGVPYYCFHDIDMSPEGSTIAETESNLSKLVELAAERQKASGMKLLWGTANMFSNPRYMNGAATNPDFNVVAYAASQVKAALDATVALGGENYVFWGGREGYICLQNANTKLEQENLARFLTMARDYGRSIGFKGTFLIEPKPMEPTKHQYDFDAQTVIGFLRHFGLDKDFKLNIEANHATLAGHTFAHELQMCADADMLGSIDANRGDYQNGWDTDQFPTDIYDAVHGMMVVLENGGFKTGGLNFDAKVRRESIDMEDIFLGHIGGMDTFARGLEIANRILTESPYKSWKQQRYASFNEGNGKAFTEGKLNLADLRNLAVENGEPRPTSGKQELYENVINQYI, encoded by the coding sequence ATGAGCAGAAATCTATTTATCGGCGACAAAGAATACTTCCCCGAAATCGGTCAGATCCAGTTCGAGGGGCGCGAGTCCGACAACCCGCTGGCCTTCAAATTCTACGACGCCAACAAGGTCATCGGCGGCAAGACCATGGAAGAGCACCTGCGCTATGCGGTGTGCTACTGGCACACCTTCTGCAGCAAGGGTGCAGATCCCTTCGGCCGCGATACCCAGACGTTTGCTTGGGACGACGCGCCCAACCCGATGACCGCTGCGCAGCAGCGTATGGATGCGGTATTCGAGTTTGCCACCAAACTGGGTGTGCCCTACTACTGCTTCCACGATATTGACATGTCGCCGGAAGGCAGCACCATCGCTGAAACCGAGAGCAACCTGTCAAAACTGGTTGAGCTGGCGGCAGAACGCCAGAAAGCTTCCGGCATGAAGCTGCTGTGGGGCACGGCGAATATGTTCAGCAATCCGCGCTATATGAACGGCGCTGCAACCAACCCGGACTTCAATGTGGTCGCCTATGCGGCGAGCCAGGTAAAAGCCGCACTGGATGCCACCGTGGCACTGGGTGGAGAGAACTACGTATTCTGGGGCGGTCGCGAAGGCTATATCTGCCTGCAGAATGCCAATACCAAACTCGAACAGGAAAACCTCGCCCGCTTCCTCACCATGGCGCGTGACTACGGTCGCTCCATCGGCTTTAAAGGCACTTTCCTGATCGAGCCCAAGCCCATGGAGCCCACCAAACACCAGTACGACTTTGATGCCCAGACCGTGATCGGTTTCCTGCGCCACTTCGGCCTGGACAAGGACTTCAAACTCAATATCGAAGCCAACCACGCCACCCTCGCCGGCCACACCTTCGCCCATGAACTGCAGATGTGTGCGGATGCCGACATGCTCGGCTCCATCGACGCCAACCGCGGCGATTACCAGAACGGCTGGGACACAGATCAGTTCCCCACCGATATATACGATGCGGTACACGGCATGATGGTGGTGCTGGAAAACGGCGGTTTCAAAACCGGCGGTCTCAACTTCGATGCCAAGGTGCGCCGTGAATCGATCGATATGGAAGATATTTTCCTCGGCCATATCGGCGGCATGGACACCTTCGCCCGTGGCCTGGAAATCGCCAACCGAATTCTCACCGAGTCCCCGTACAAGAGCTGGAAGCAACAGCGTTACGCCAGCTTCAATGAGGGCAACGGCAAGGCGTTTACCGAAGGTAAACTGAACCTGGCAGACCTGCGCAACCTGGCCGTTGAAAACGGCGAACCACGCCCGACCAGCGGCAAGCAGGAACTGTATGAGAACGTGATCAATCAGTACATTTAA
- a CDS encoding glycoside-pentoside-hexuronide (GPH):cation symporter produces the protein MTDNGKVSKGEGMGNDTQALTLKEKLGYGLGDTASNIVFQVIVNFMMIFYTDVFGISAAAVGTLMLAVRLFDAVTDPVMGGLADRTRSRWGRYRPWLLFAAVPYGVLAVLAFTTPDLSANGKLVYAYVTYAALMTVYTIINIPYSALGGVLTSDPRERASVQSYRFAMAMVGGAIVTALTMPLVHYFAGGLDGDLAFGYQMTLGVLSAVAVVCFMVCFWTTRERLVEAPAPAKKSIFADLVELLGNRQWLLIAGVAFFLLVLVAVRSAVTPYYVKYFLGREDLVSPFITAGMLAAVAGALLTNLLTRYLCKVRLFQLANIGVIVFHLVLYLVPGEQLVLAFTAFMLANFFQMIVVPLMFSMVPDTVDYGAQQSGNKNMAMAFSAHLLVIKLGLAVGGALTGWLLAFYGYEANQSQSARAMGGIVVLVALMPAVCALANGIIMKFYRLTSAEMRAIHARSVEAPAGVLCEADQQQAQNRKPPHTDSANAL, from the coding sequence ATGACCGATAACGGAAAAGTGTCCAAAGGCGAGGGTATGGGCAATGACACGCAAGCCCTGACGCTAAAAGAGAAACTGGGTTACGGGTTGGGAGATACCGCCAGTAATATCGTCTTCCAGGTGATTGTCAATTTCATGATGATCTTCTACACCGATGTGTTCGGAATTTCTGCCGCCGCCGTCGGTACCCTGATGCTTGCGGTTCGCCTGTTCGATGCCGTGACCGATCCGGTGATGGGTGGGCTTGCCGACCGCACCCGCAGTCGCTGGGGGCGCTATCGCCCATGGTTACTTTTTGCCGCCGTACCTTATGGTGTACTGGCGGTACTCGCTTTCACTACACCAGATCTTTCTGCGAACGGTAAGCTGGTGTATGCCTATGTGACCTATGCGGCGCTGATGACGGTGTACACCATTATCAATATTCCCTATTCGGCACTGGGCGGCGTGCTCACCAGCGACCCTCGCGAGCGGGCCTCGGTACAATCCTACCGCTTTGCCATGGCCATGGTTGGCGGCGCGATTGTGACTGCCTTGACCATGCCACTGGTGCACTATTTTGCTGGCGGACTCGACGGCGATCTCGCTTTTGGTTATCAGATGACACTGGGGGTACTGTCGGCCGTAGCGGTAGTGTGCTTTATGGTGTGCTTCTGGACCACCCGTGAGCGCCTTGTCGAGGCCCCCGCGCCGGCTAAGAAATCCATCTTCGCCGACCTTGTGGAGTTATTGGGTAACCGCCAGTGGCTATTGATTGCGGGTGTGGCGTTTTTCCTGCTGGTGTTGGTGGCGGTACGCAGTGCTGTTACCCCTTATTACGTCAAATATTTTCTCGGTCGCGAAGACCTGGTGAGCCCGTTTATTACCGCGGGTATGCTGGCAGCGGTTGCCGGTGCCCTGCTTACCAATCTGCTCACCCGCTACCTGTGCAAGGTGCGACTGTTTCAGCTGGCGAATATCGGTGTGATCGTATTTCACCTGGTGCTTTACCTGGTTCCTGGCGAACAGCTGGTGCTGGCATTTACGGCCTTTATGCTGGCGAATTTTTTCCAGATGATTGTGGTACCACTGATGTTTTCCATGGTGCCGGATACGGTGGATTACGGTGCGCAGCAATCGGGCAATAAAAATATGGCCATGGCCTTTTCTGCCCACCTGTTGGTGATCAAACTCGGACTCGCCGTGGGTGGTGCATTGACCGGCTGGCTGCTGGCGTTTTATGGCTACGAAGCGAATCAAAGTCAGAGCGCGCGCGCCATGGGCGGCATTGTGGTTCTGGTCGCGTTGATGCCCGCAGTCTGCGCCCTTGCCAACGGCATCATCATGAAATTCTACCGCCTTACCAGCGCTGAAATGCGTGCGATTCATGCCCGTTCTGTCGAAGCGCCGGCTGGCGTGCTGTGTGAAGCCGATCAGCAGCAGGCGCAGAATCGGAAGCCTCCGCATACGGATTCCGCAAACGCGTTGTAA
- a CDS encoding GH1 family beta-glucosidase yields the protein MTRENASGNTDDYCNILGLEEDSPLLREDFIFGVATAAFQIEGASDVDGRVPCIWDTFCAEPGRVANGDDGSRACESYRRWEQDLGLVQDLGVDAYRFSIAWPRVITDLHGTVNQLAMDHYRRQLDFLNERGIKPFVTLYHWDLPQYLQERGGWLNRDTAYAFAHYADVVSQAFGDRVFSYGTLNEPWCSAFLGYLYGIHAPGIRDRKQAYQAAHHLLLAHGLAVPKIRVNAPAADVGIVLNISPSDPLENSLADRNACLLADMENRDLFLQPLLEGCYPEPVLNRHPESAPLVLPGDMALISAELDFLGLNYYTRNRVGAADNDAGYVTPPYDGADATDMGWEIFPQGLTRTLRHLARHPRTPALYVTENGMASADRLEVDDQGKGVVNDNARVRYLQRHLQAAEVALASGVKLRGYFAWSLLDNFEWAEGYNKRFGLYYVDYATQQRTPKASALALKALMQLRRKSLTKQ from the coding sequence ATGACGAGAGAAAATGCGTCGGGGAACACCGACGATTACTGCAATATCCTAGGCCTGGAAGAAGACTCTCCGCTGTTGCGGGAGGACTTTATTTTTGGCGTGGCCACCGCTGCATTTCAGATTGAAGGCGCGTCGGATGTGGACGGTCGGGTTCCGTGTATCTGGGATACCTTCTGTGCAGAACCGGGCCGGGTAGCCAACGGTGACGACGGTAGTCGCGCCTGCGAAAGTTACCGGCGTTGGGAGCAAGACCTGGGCCTGGTGCAGGATCTGGGTGTAGACGCCTACCGCTTCTCCATCGCCTGGCCGCGGGTGATTACTGATCTTCATGGAACCGTCAACCAACTGGCGATGGACCACTATCGTCGCCAGCTCGATTTTCTGAACGAGCGCGGTATCAAACCGTTCGTGACCCTGTACCACTGGGATCTCCCACAGTATTTGCAGGAGCGGGGCGGCTGGCTGAATCGGGATACTGCTTACGCGTTTGCGCACTACGCCGATGTGGTCAGCCAGGCGTTTGGCGACCGGGTATTTTCTTACGGCACCTTGAACGAGCCCTGGTGCAGTGCATTTCTCGGATACCTGTACGGTATCCATGCGCCCGGTATCCGGGATCGAAAGCAGGCCTATCAGGCGGCACATCACCTGCTGCTGGCCCACGGCCTCGCGGTGCCGAAGATTCGTGTAAATGCGCCAGCCGCGGACGTGGGCATAGTGCTGAATATCTCCCCCAGCGACCCGCTGGAAAACAGCCTGGCAGATCGCAATGCCTGCCTGCTTGCCGATATGGAAAACCGCGACCTGTTTTTGCAGCCACTGCTTGAAGGCTGTTATCCGGAACCGGTGCTCAACCGACATCCGGAATCCGCACCGTTAGTGTTGCCCGGTGATATGGCGCTGATCAGTGCAGAGCTCGATTTTCTCGGCCTCAATTACTACACACGCAATCGTGTCGGTGCCGCTGATAATGATGCGGGCTATGTGACCCCGCCCTACGACGGTGCCGATGCAACGGATATGGGGTGGGAAATTTTTCCCCAGGGCTTGACCCGCACATTGCGGCATCTGGCCAGGCATCCGCGCACCCCCGCGCTCTATGTGACCGAAAATGGAATGGCATCGGCAGACAGGCTTGAGGTCGATGATCAGGGCAAAGGCGTTGTGAACGACAACGCGCGGGTTCGCTACCTGCAGCGCCACCTGCAGGCCGCGGAAGTGGCTCTCGCGAGTGGTGTAAAGCTGCGCGGATACTTTGCCTGGAGCCTGCTGGATAACTTCGAATGGGCCGAAGGCTACAACAAGCGCTTTGGGCTCTACTATGTCGATTATGCAACCCAGCAACGTACACCCAAGGCAAGCGCCCTGGCATTAAAGGCGCTCATGCAGCTGCGTCGAAAATCACTGACCAAACAATAA
- a CDS encoding AraC family transcriptional regulator produces MNSALLYENIELPQGQTVKSAYYQFSPEDRCDIAPHFHMMFEVMLFVKGAGKIFLDGTEFPIQDGTLLYLPSLSVHEMVMEYGEQEFFLLQFEPQVMDELSLGYTAQDMPSAVCRLQDKMLQRLTMMLHWCCEVNVSSEQLLLRNRVLQLLLIQIEKVVIQEDAADVSRSTGLGRLEPVLKYFQDSSKLSLTLDQAADLCGISRSHFSRLFHATLNLRYQDFLLKRKLQHAVQLLSTSNLRIADIAFQCEFSDSAHFCSKFKRVFGVTPQAFRKTTVESL; encoded by the coding sequence ATGAACAGCGCCCTCTTGTACGAAAATATCGAGCTGCCCCAGGGGCAGACGGTAAAGTCTGCTTACTATCAGTTTTCGCCCGAAGACCGGTGCGATATCGCCCCGCATTTCCATATGATGTTCGAGGTGATGTTGTTCGTGAAGGGCGCCGGAAAAATATTTCTGGACGGTACTGAATTTCCCATTCAGGACGGAACCCTGCTCTACCTTCCCTCACTTTCTGTGCATGAAATGGTGATGGAATACGGCGAACAGGAATTTTTTCTGCTGCAGTTTGAGCCGCAGGTTATGGATGAATTGTCTCTGGGCTATACCGCACAGGATATGCCCAGTGCTGTCTGCCGTTTGCAAGACAAAATGTTGCAGCGGCTGACCATGATGCTGCACTGGTGCTGTGAAGTGAACGTCAGCTCCGAACAGTTGTTACTGCGCAATCGGGTGTTGCAGCTGTTGTTGATCCAGATTGAAAAAGTAGTGATCCAGGAAGATGCGGCGGATGTGTCCCGCTCTACCGGCCTCGGGCGCCTGGAGCCAGTGCTGAAATATTTTCAGGACAGCAGCAAGCTCTCGCTCACCCTGGATCAGGCCGCAGATCTGTGCGGCATTTCCCGCAGCCATTTTTCCCGCCTGTTTCACGCAACCCTGAACCTGCGTTATCAGGACTTTCTGTTGAAGAGGAAGTTGCAGCACGCGGTGCAGTTGCTTTCGACCTCCAATCTCCGTATTGCGGATATCGCCTTCCAGTGCGAGTTTAGTGACAGCGCGCATTTCTGCAGCAAGTTCAAACGCGTTTTTGGTGTTACACCTCAGGCCTTTCGTAAAACGACGGTGGAAAGCTTGTGA